GCTCATTGTTTTCCTGTGATGTGACCTACTCATTGATTATCAGTAACAGATTTCTTCTTTTCCCGCAGGAGCTCACTTATGGCGGCGCATGACTACAAGGTAGGACAGTGAAGAGtatctgatgtgtgtgtgtgtgtgtgtgtttggcgtCAGGCAGCGATTCCACATTTAGTTTAGAAACAAATGTGAGGGGCAGCTCTGCACTGAAGGCACGAATCATGTGATTGGTTGAGTGAAAAGTTGATGGGCGGGGCCAGAGTTCTGCTGTCTTTTATTAAATTGCCCAAGTTAACTTGACGTTTAACCATAACTATGGATGTAGTATGTAGCTCTTGTGtattgaaataaaacagactcGATATTTGTTATATGTTTTGTTGAGTCATGTGCTTACATCATCCCATATGTTTCCAACAACATTCAAACTACTAACATATGAAGATGGTTGACACGGTCAATGCACACAAGTGACTGGAACAGGACTCGACTCTATCGGCTCACTGTGGTTTGACTCGTTAACACTCTTTCCATGCTACGCTAACAGCTGAGGACAATCGATGACTCCGTCACGTTGGGCTTTGGACACATGATTTTGTCTAACGACACCTTTAACAGATGTGGAATGGAGGCTGCATTCAAGAGGGCTTCTTTTCTAGCGTTTCTTTTGATTTAATCTCTTTTGGTTATTGTTTGGGTCTCTTCCTCCGTCAGGACTGGAATCAAGCGTACATGTCAGCTGTAGGTAATTTAAGTTACTCTGTGTCATGATGTAAAACTGTCtcatttggagaaaaaaatgtagcgtgtgtttttgtgagcaGTTCTTTggacatatttttatttcttttgaccAGTTTTATACATTCATGATTGAAGTTAATACCCAACAtacataataatacataaatCCATTGTTTAACTTAccaaagaaaaatattgcaAGAATTCAGGTACAAAATAGTGTCAGCacagaaatcaaaaaacacCGACCGAAGTCATTAACGGAACACTTGGTTCCATTCTTTGttataatttacatttttatggatatagatagatagattctAATTAATTATAGATTCTAAAATTAATAATTGATTTAGATATCACATTGTAATCTTCTGGTCTCcctctctatttttttttattatttagatgttttcattttcgCTGTTTTTTCTAAACtaaaatctatttttctgtctcttttcagtCCATTTCAATGTGGATCAATACAGATGATGTTGCTCTTGGCCATGTGGTCAACTTATTTtgcatgtggatgttttttattcatgaagAGAAGATTTTGAAAACATCCTTAAAGTTTTTAGCTTTTCCTCAAGAACTGAAATTCTGCTGAAATCCTTCAATTTAATAAACAACAAAGTGTAATAAACTTTGGAGTCAATATGAAACCTGGATTGCTTTTATCAcgtattttattttccatcccTCCACCATATCTGCTTTGCAACTTTTTGTCTATTTCAGTTTACAGAACTCAGCAGTGGATCCATAATCACAATAAAGTCTAAGTCCAGCATAGAGAGGCTGAGTGAATgtggtctggactctgtggaggagagtcATGGTTTCAGAGATGCTGTAGAAGCACAGAATACCTGCACTGTGATCCAGGTACACTCCTActctggaggacagaggacCTGAGACAGCAGTTTGGACATTGTTGTACCTAAAGTTACACCTGTTGTTGTCACAATCTAATGCCCAAGATATGTTCTTGTACCCAAATACACATTCAAGTGACCTGCCTGATCTGCTGATATTCTTGTATGCGACTGCTACACAaactcctctctttctccactccacctcccagtaacaACGTCCAGTCagactctctctgctcaggacCTGAGGCCAATTAGTGAATCTGTCTGGGTGATCAGGATAAGACTGATGTTGATTGATTACTGTGACCTTTCTGTTCCCCTCAGATAataacagcagtgtgtttgctgtgtttggatcCAGTGTGATTTCACATGAATATCTTAAGAAGTCAGCTCTGGTCTTGGGCTCTGGTCCTGACGGTAAAACATCCACTTCAGTCAGTGAGACGTTTGTCCATGTGTCCCTCAGGACGTCCTGTAGTTTGTCTCTGAGCTCTGACACAGCAGCCGTCACATCCTCAAAGTGTCTCAGAGGACGGATGTTGATGCTGGATGAGTGTGTGGACTCACTGAGTGCTGACAGTGAGGGGTAGTTGTGTAGAAACTGGgtgtgatcctctgtgtgtgagagcttcttcagctcagcgtctttcctcttcagctcagtgatctcctgctccagcttctcctgaagCTCCAAGACTCGACtcacttcagtttgctgctgggatctgagctgctgcttcacatcagagcttcttttctccatgagacggatcagctgagtgaagatcttctcactgtcctccactgctttATCAGCAGAGCGACTGatggcctccacctcctgttgAAGCACCTTcaggtctttctgtctgtcctggattctctgctggatgttttgtaGACTCACCTCgacttctctctgcctctcagtcctttctgctgcagctgacactgtgtCGTGGCCTTTATGTTCATCCACAGAGCAGAGATAACAGATACACTGCTGATCAGTACGGCagaacatcttcatcacctcATCATGACGAGAGCACATGTTCTCCTGGAGCTTCTCAGTGGGCTCcaccagcttgtgtttcttAAACTGAGCCACATCATAGTGAGGCTGGAGGTGTTTCTCACAGTAAGAGACCAGACAGACCAGACAGGACTTGAGggctttcagttttctcccaGTGCAGACATCACAGGCCACATCTTCAGGTCCAGCATAGCAGGAATCAGCAGGAGCAGCTTGGAGTCCagtcttcttcagctgctccactAAAACTGCTAACATGGTGTTTTTCATCAGGACAGGCCTCGGTGTGAAGGTCTTCCTACACTCAGGGCAGCTGTGGattctcctctcatcctcttcatcccagTGGGTTTTAATACAGTTCATGCAGTAGTTGTGTCCACAGGGAATCGCCACCGGATCCTTCAGTAGATCCAGACAGATCGAACAACAGAAGGTTTCGTGGTCCAGCTGAACTCCTTTTTGCGCCATTTCACCTCTCAGCAACAACGACTGTCTGACTTTCACTTcctcaaaagtgaagccagtcTGAGCTCTGATCTAAACAAcatgtgtctctgcagtgaatGAGGCCTGTCAGCTCCTGCACTTCACCACCATGTTGGTTCCACCCATCTTCAAACTGTAGATCTGAAGGGGAGGGAACAGGAAAcatgtggacagagaggagctgactgtgtttgagagcaggaaggaggaggaggcttaGAGATCCTGTGTGTTTAAAACGTGTTTACAATGGAGCTCATTTATCACCTTAAAACACtgttcacttcatctgtcagcTACTGTACATGACAAAAGTGTATTTTAATGTTAGATCCATTTcaacaagtaaaacaaatcaGTTACTTTTTTAACTCTGAATCTTACAGGACATGACGACATCAAATTTTGTTAATTTGGTGACAAGTATGTAGATGGTGAATCATCTTGTTTTATATTATTCAGATTTATCAGATCAGATCATCTGATTTTCTCAATGTATGTTTTTCTCAATAAAATCAAatgctttattttccttttaaacaatgctgttttccagtgttttcaaATGGTTTCCAATTTTCCAGTGTTGAAATTGAGTGCTTTTCTGCTATTGACAttcatcagctaaattcatattttcatctaaactaGAGTTCAGCAATCTTTAACATGAAAAGAGCCATTTTGCATGTTAATTAGTTAACAGgcaattaattaaataaaacccCCCTTGGAGCCACGAAACCTATttgaccactaaactgaaagTAACACCACATATAGTTTCCTTAAACTTATGCTTTACATATAAGAACTACAgtatgttacttttatgaaattaataaactttaaacagaaaacaacagttttttattttctgtttttaacaacacaaaacacataattattTTGTACTtcaagagaaaaagacactggcacttatacatttattttcaaataacaTAATATATGGATATATCAGGGCTGTGGCAACGTTAACGTTAATTAATAAATCCcgacaattattattttttattttatcgcacattaatgcagttttttgtGAGCAAAGGTTAGACAACTAGTGagcaacagactttaaaaataattattataataaaaacaacagcacgATAAAATACTTGTAGGTGTTAATTAATTATCGTGTTAACGCATACACAACAATAATGTGTTAAATTGTTAAATCGGCCATTATttattcacatcatttttttcccaaaatatgCTCGCCCTCTCTTAGCCATGGGAGCCACAGAAGAGGGATTAAAGAGCCGCATGTGGCTCCAGACTCGCGGGCTGCCGACCCCTgatctaaaccaacaacatgcctcttagacccctTCCCAACTAGGCTGCTCAAGGAAGTTTCACCCTTACTTAGCACTGctctattagacatgatcaatctgtccctgataacaggctatgttCCACAGTcttttaaaatagctgtagtcaaacctctccttaaaaagaACACTCTTGACCCaaaggttttaagcaactatagaccagtatctaaccttccatttatttccaagatccttgaaagaacagtcacCAATTGGCTACATGACTTTCTTCATAGTAAGAGTTTATTTGAGGACTTtgaatctggctttagagctcatcacagcacagaaacaacattagtcaaagtcacaaatgacctcctaatGGCATCAGACATTAGAAGGTTggaccttagtgctgcatttgacatcATAgaccattctatcttattacacagattggaacacctaattggcatcaaaggaactgcaagaagctggtttcagtcttattaaTCAGATCAATCTCAATTTGTTCTTGTTGATGATCATCGTGCATCGTCCATACCCACCAAGTTAGTCCTGGTGTTCCCCAAGCTTCTGTCCTCGGGCCAATGCTCTTCACCCTCTATATGCTCCCCATTTGTGATATTATTtggaaacactccatacattttcactattatgcagatgacacacaattgtacttgtcagtgaaaccagatgaaacaaatcagctagtcaaactaGCCagacttgcaattttctacttctaagTTTGGACAGTTGATATAACAActctagatggcttagccttgACTttaagctccactgtaaggaatctaggagttatc
This portion of the Scatophagus argus isolate fScaArg1 chromosome 13, fScaArg1.pri, whole genome shotgun sequence genome encodes:
- the LOC124069144 gene encoding tripartite motif-containing protein 16-like, which encodes MAQKGVQLDHETFCCSICLDLLKDPVAIPCGHNYCMNCIKTHWDEEDERRIHSCPECRKTFTPRPVLMKNTMLAVLVEQLKKTGLQAAPADSCYAGPEDVACDVCTGRKLKALKSCLVCLVSYCEKHLQPHYDVAQFKKHKLVEPTEKLQENMCSRHDEVMKMFCRTDQQCICYLCSVDEHKGHDTVSAAAERTERQREVEVSLQNIQQRIQDRQKDLKVLQQEVEAISRSADKAVEDSEKIFTQLIRLMEKRSSDVKQQLRSQQQTEVSRVLELQEKLEQEITELKRKDAELKKLSHTEDHTQFLHNYPSLSALSESTHSSSINIRPLRHFEDVTAAVSELRDKLQDVLRDTWTNVSLTEVDVLPSGPEPKTRADFLRYSCEITLDPNTANTLLLLSEGNRKVTVINQHQSYPDHPDRFTNWPQVLSRESLTGRCYWEVEWRKRGVCVAVAYKNISRSGRSLECVFGYKNISWALDCDNNRCNFRYNNVQTAVSGPLSSRVGVYLDHSAGILCFYSISETMTLLHRVQTTFTQPLYAGLRLYCDYGSTAEFCKLK